Proteins co-encoded in one Flavobacterium fluviale genomic window:
- a CDS encoding FMN-binding negative transcriptional regulator, which produces MYTPDLYKNENPEEIRTFLKENSFGILINQTHGKLCATHIPIELEINADGKEILQGHISKLNPQAEGFAENDQVLAIFTGPHSYISSSWYDHENVPTWNYIAVHVYGKIKIVDYDTAVEQLKKLVDKYEVNSANPVRIEDLSAKTMREARGIFGFEIEIEEIQATKKLSQNRDDHNYQNIITELEKTKNPQSIAVAKEMSKCRK; this is translated from the coding sequence ATGTATACACCAGATTTATACAAAAATGAGAATCCAGAAGAAATCAGAACTTTTTTGAAAGAAAATAGTTTTGGCATTCTGATCAATCAGACTCACGGAAAATTATGTGCAACGCATATTCCGATAGAACTTGAAATCAACGCCGATGGAAAAGAAATTTTGCAGGGACATATTTCAAAACTGAATCCACAGGCTGAAGGTTTTGCAGAAAACGATCAGGTTTTAGCAATTTTTACGGGGCCGCACAGTTACATTTCCTCTTCTTGGTACGATCACGAAAATGTTCCAACTTGGAATTACATAGCCGTACATGTTTACGGAAAAATCAAAATTGTAGATTATGATACTGCTGTAGAACAGCTTAAAAAATTAGTTGATAAATATGAAGTGAATTCGGCTAATCCCGTTCGCATTGAAGATTTATCAGCAAAAACAATGCGCGAAGCACGCGGAATTTTTGGTTTTGAAATAGAAATTGAAGAAATTCAAGCGACAAAAAAACTTTCTCAAAACCGCGACGATCATAATTACCAAAATATTATTACTGAATTAGAAAAAACTAAAAACCCTCAGTCTATTGCTGTTGCAAAAGAAATGTCGAAATGCCGAAAGTAA
- a CDS encoding DUF4184 family protein, whose translation MPFTFSHPAIILPLRYLPKKWFSLTALIIGSLTPDFEYFLRMKVKSVYSHTISGIFWFDLPLAILLIFIFHNITRDLLFHNLPAIIKDRILHFTDFNWNTYFRTNWLIVLLSALIGIISHIFWDGFTHNHGYFVNQIDILKNSISLFGSEIPFWKIAQHASSLTGAIIIIVTFIQLPQHFTPSNSGRRTYWSFVILFSFSVLFVRFLSNPKALHIGNLIVSIIASSLIAIIVIPLLFKFKSRIKN comes from the coding sequence ATGCCTTTTACTTTTTCTCATCCTGCAATTATTCTTCCTTTAAGATATTTGCCAAAAAAGTGGTTTTCTCTCACTGCTTTAATAATCGGCAGTCTAACACCCGATTTTGAATATTTCCTGCGAATGAAAGTCAAAAGCGTTTACAGCCACACTATTTCAGGAATTTTTTGGTTTGATTTACCATTGGCTATTTTACTTATCTTCATATTTCATAACATTACAAGAGATTTATTATTTCATAACCTTCCAGCAATTATAAAAGATAGAATATTGCATTTTACAGATTTTAACTGGAATACATACTTTAGAACAAATTGGCTTATTGTTTTACTTTCTGCACTGATCGGCATAATTTCTCATATCTTTTGGGATGGTTTTACTCATAACCACGGTTACTTTGTAAATCAGATCGACATTCTTAAAAATTCCATATCATTATTTGGAAGCGAAATCCCATTTTGGAAAATAGCACAGCATGCAAGTTCTCTTACTGGAGCTATAATTATTATAGTTACTTTTATCCAACTCCCACAACACTTTACTCCTTCTAATTCTGGCAGACGTACATATTGGAGCTTTGTTATTCTATTCAGTTTTTCTGTATTATTTGTCAGATTCTTAAGCAACCCAAAGGCTTTGCATATTGGAAACCTCATAGTATCTATTATTGCCTCATCCTTAATTGCAATAATTGTAATCCCACTATTATTTAAATTTAAATCAAGAATAAAAAATTAA
- the lipA gene encoding lipoyl synthase encodes METVSANIPTAKPKWLKVKLPIGQKYTELRGLVDKYSLNTICTSGSCPNMGECWGEGTATFMILGNVCTRSCGFCGVKTGRPETVDWDEPEKVARSIKIMNIKHAVITSVDRDDLKDGGSIIWMETVRAIRRMNPNTTLETLIPDFQGIERNIDRIVEANPEVVSHNMETVRRLTREVRIQAKYDRSLEVLRYLKEKGINRTKSGIMLGLGETEEEVFQTMTDLRNANVDVVTIGQYLQPSKKHLPVKEFITPEQFARYEKFGLDLGFRHVESGPLVRSSYKAQKHIL; translated from the coding sequence ATGGAAACAGTCTCTGCAAATATCCCTACTGCAAAACCTAAGTGGTTAAAAGTAAAACTGCCAATTGGACAAAAATATACTGAACTTAGAGGTTTGGTCGATAAATATAGCTTAAACACAATTTGTACCTCAGGAAGCTGCCCAAATATGGGAGAATGCTGGGGCGAAGGAACAGCAACTTTCATGATTTTAGGAAATGTCTGTACCCGTTCTTGCGGCTTTTGCGGTGTAAAAACCGGAAGACCAGAAACGGTAGATTGGGATGAACCTGAAAAAGTAGCCCGTTCTATTAAAATAATGAATATCAAACACGCTGTAATTACAAGCGTTGATAGAGATGATTTAAAAGACGGAGGTTCTATTATTTGGATGGAAACTGTTAGAGCAATTCGCAGAATGAATCCAAATACAACTCTAGAAACTTTAATTCCAGATTTTCAAGGAATTGAAAGAAACATCGATCGTATTGTAGAAGCAAATCCAGAAGTGGTTTCTCATAATATGGAAACTGTACGTCGTTTGACACGTGAAGTTCGTATTCAGGCAAAATATGACAGAAGTTTAGAAGTACTTCGCTATTTAAAAGAAAAAGGCATTAACAGAACTAAATCTGGAATTATGCTTGGTCTTGGAGAAACTGAAGAAGAAGTTTTTCAAACCATGACTGACTTACGAAACGCTAATGTTGATGTGGTTACAATTGGACAGTATTTACAGCCTAGTAAAAAACATCTTCCTGTAAAAGAATTTATTACTCCCGAACAGTTTGCAAGATATGAAAAATTCGGACTTGATTTAGGTTTCCGACATGTAGAAAGCGGACCACTTGTTCGTTCTTCTTACAAAGCGCAAAAACATATTTTATAA
- a CDS encoding energy transducer TonB, which produces MSKLSIYENKWTDLVFENKNKEYGAYQLRQENSKNSVTALFMGLLLLTALGSASVLISKFKPQVIDTETEPVIYDPITPVKIDPSVAPPPPAPPAPVVEQTAASTTDASQLINPVVSTTEEAIKEIAPNTDNAPVVENLNGTGTSINPIPVSGGGGNGNGDVASAAPTTNEPVSSAILDKQPEFPGGINQFYKYVGNNFRRPELEMEKTLRVYVSFVVEKDGSLTDIMVKNDPGYGMGKEAVRVLKSLKTKWNPGILDGKAVRTMYNLPITIKTDAE; this is translated from the coding sequence ATGTCTAAATTAAGTATTTATGAAAACAAGTGGACTGATCTTGTTTTCGAAAACAAAAACAAAGAGTACGGCGCATATCAATTACGTCAAGAGAATTCAAAAAATTCTGTTACAGCTCTATTTATGGGTTTACTGTTATTAACGGCTTTAGGAAGTGCATCTGTACTTATTAGCAAGTTTAAACCACAAGTAATTGACACAGAAACTGAACCTGTGATTTACGACCCAATCACACCTGTGAAAATTGATCCGAGTGTTGCGCCTCCGCCGCCAGCTCCACCTGCACCTGTTGTAGAACAAACTGCAGCGAGCACAACAGATGCGTCTCAGTTAATCAATCCTGTGGTAAGTACAACAGAAGAAGCTATAAAGGAAATTGCTCCTAATACAGATAATGCACCGGTTGTAGAAAACCTTAACGGAACTGGAACTTCTATTAACCCAATTCCAGTTAGTGGAGGCGGAGGTAACGGTAATGGTGATGTTGCTTCAGCAGCGCCAACTACTAATGAGCCTGTTTCTTCTGCAATTTTAGACAAACAACCTGAATTCCCAGGAGGAATCAACCAATTCTACAAATATGTGGGAAACAATTTCCGCAGACCAGAATTGGAAATGGAAAAAACATTAAGAGTATATGTTTCTTTCGTAGTTGAAAAAGACGGGTCACTTACTGATATTATGGTAAAAAATGATCCTGGCTATGGAATGGGAAAAGAAGCTGTGAGAGTTTTAAAATCTTTAAAAACAAAATGGAATCCGGGAATTTTGGATGGAAAAGCTGTACGAACTATGTACAACCTTCCAATTACAATCAAGACGGATGCAGAATAA
- a CDS encoding glycosyltransferase translates to MLITLFYFFIAIVFIQLFYYLGIFGKFAFAKPQHVTPKKLPVSVIVCAKNEEENVKKYVPILAQQDYPDFEIVLIDDASSDETLEVFEEFEKQFPNIRLVKVENNEAFWGNKKYALTLGIKAAKKDYLLFTDADCYPTSKDWITAMTSQFTMNKTIVLGYGGYEKVERSFLNKMIRFETILTALQYFSWAKLGLPYMGVGRNLAYKKEEFFNVNGFIDHIQVRSGDDDLFINQAANKANTTISYTPESFTYSEPKKTYKEWFTQKRRHISTAEHYKFFDKMQLGLFFISQLFFFLLVIILLAFQFQWIAVLAILATRYTVVWTVIGCAAGKLKENDLKIWFPVVEIALILTQINIFITNIFSKPVYWK, encoded by the coding sequence ATGCTTATAACTTTATTTTACTTTTTTATTGCTATTGTTTTTATTCAACTTTTCTACTATTTAGGAATTTTTGGAAAATTTGCTTTTGCCAAACCGCAGCATGTCACTCCAAAAAAACTTCCAGTTTCTGTAATTGTATGCGCTAAAAATGAAGAGGAGAATGTAAAAAAATATGTTCCGATTTTGGCACAGCAGGATTATCCTGATTTTGAAATTGTTTTAATCGATGATGCATCAAGCGATGAAACACTTGAAGTCTTTGAAGAATTTGAAAAACAGTTTCCGAATATCCGTTTGGTAAAAGTAGAAAACAATGAAGCTTTTTGGGGAAATAAAAAATACGCTTTAACCCTTGGAATAAAAGCCGCAAAAAAAGATTACTTGTTATTTACAGATGCTGATTGCTACCCGACTTCTAAAGATTGGATTACAGCTATGACTTCTCAATTTACCATGAATAAAACTATTGTTTTAGGTTATGGAGGTTACGAAAAAGTGGAGCGTTCGTTTTTAAACAAAATGATTCGTTTTGAAACTATCCTTACCGCTCTTCAATATTTTTCATGGGCAAAATTAGGATTACCGTACATGGGCGTGGGCAGAAACTTAGCTTATAAGAAAGAGGAATTTTTCAATGTAAATGGATTTATCGACCATATACAAGTTCGTTCGGGCGATGATGATTTATTTATTAATCAGGCAGCAAACAAAGCAAACACAACTATTTCTTATACACCTGAGAGTTTTACTTATTCAGAGCCCAAAAAAACATATAAAGAATGGTTTACTCAGAAAAGAAGACACATTTCTACAGCAGAACACTATAAGTTTTTTGATAAAATGCAGCTGGGATTATTTTTCATCTCACAATTATTTTTCTTTTTATTAGTTATAATTCTGCTGGCTTTTCAATTTCAATGGATTGCCGTATTAGCAATTTTAGCAACACGTTATACCGTTGTCTGGACCGTAATTGGATGTGCAGCGGGTAAACTGAAAGAAAATGACCTTAAAATTTGGTTTCCGGTTGTTGAGATAGCGCTTATATTAACGCAAATTAATATCTTTATAACTAATATCTTTTCAAAACCGGTATATTGGAAATAA
- a CDS encoding M48 family metalloprotease encodes MKKRFILLGILFAVVGFTKVNAQIISDKTLGALGKGVAGFTFSDADAAALAKQAINEMDAENPVAGPTSGYTIRLNRLFGKHTSSEGVTLNYKVYLVKDINAFACADGSVRVFAGLMDIMDDNELLAVIGHEIGHVVNHDTRDAIKAAYKKEALLDVASSQSGTIETITKSQLGKLGSAMIDSKHSRKQESQADLFSYDFMKKNGYDVNAVESAFRILQNLSEGAEASFLTKMVSSHPDSGKRADDAKKRAEKDGLYKAYLQQKIVNTAPVKAAAKTPAKKTTAKKK; translated from the coding sequence ATGAAGAAGAGATTTATTTTATTGGGTATTTTATTTGCAGTTGTTGGTTTTACGAAAGTCAATGCGCAAATAATTTCAGATAAAACATTGGGTGCTTTAGGAAAAGGTGTTGCAGGATTTACGTTTAGTGATGCAGATGCAGCCGCTTTAGCAAAACAAGCGATTAATGAAATGGACGCTGAAAACCCTGTTGCGGGACCTACAAGCGGATACACTATTCGTTTAAATCGTTTGTTTGGAAAACATACTTCCAGCGAAGGCGTTACCTTAAACTATAAAGTTTATTTGGTAAAAGATATTAATGCTTTTGCTTGCGCAGATGGAAGCGTTCGTGTTTTTGCTGGTTTGATGGATATTATGGATGATAATGAACTGCTTGCAGTTATTGGGCACGAAATTGGTCACGTTGTAAATCATGATACAAGAGATGCAATTAAAGCGGCGTACAAAAAAGAAGCTTTGCTTGATGTCGCTTCATCGCAGTCAGGAACAATTGAGACTATTACAAAATCTCAATTAGGGAAATTGGGAAGCGCAATGATTGACAGCAAACATAGTAGAAAACAAGAATCTCAGGCTGATTTATTCTCATATGATTTCATGAAGAAAAATGGTTATGATGTTAATGCAGTAGAATCAGCTTTTAGAATCCTGCAAAATTTAAGTGAAGGGGCAGAGGCATCTTTTCTTACTAAGATGGTAAGCTCGCATCCTGATTCTGGAAAAAGAGCCGATGACGCTAAAAAAAGAGCTGAAAAGGATGGTTTGTATAAAGCGTATCTGCAGCAGAAAATTGTAAATACTGCTCCTGTAAAAGCTGCAGCTAAAACTCCCGCAAAAAAGACTACGGCAAAAAAGAAATAA
- a CDS encoding PH domain-containing protein, with protein sequence MGIFSAILGNAGSVSQEDLIKKYGQLLTTNEEIEMGFKLIRDTFIFTNKRLILVDVQGITGSKTEYKSIAYKNITRFSVETAGTFDLDAELKIWISSEQQPSIVKQFNKSVNVYEVQKILAFHVLG encoded by the coding sequence ATGGGAATATTTTCTGCAATTCTTGGCAACGCAGGCTCTGTAAGTCAAGAAGATTTAATTAAAAAATACGGACAGCTGTTAACTACAAATGAAGAAATCGAAATGGGTTTTAAACTTATTCGTGACACTTTCATTTTTACCAATAAAAGATTAATTTTAGTTGACGTTCAAGGAATTACTGGAAGCAAAACAGAATACAAATCTATTGCCTACAAAAACATCACCAGATTCAGCGTAGAAACTGCGGGAACTTTTGACCTTGATGCCGAATTGAAAATCTGGATCTCAAGCGAACAACAGCCAAGTATTGTAAAACAATTCAATAAATCGGTTAACGTTTATGAAGTGCAAAAGATCTTAGCATTTCATGTATTAGGATAA
- a CDS encoding M48 family metalloprotease has protein sequence MKKKTIIAGILFAAFGLTKMSAQINFGDKAIGAVQKGVTGFTFSNADAAKLSKEAVDKLDSEHEIAGPSDGYALRLNRVFGKHVSGEGFSLNYKVYKLKEVNAFATADGSVRVYSGLMDIMDDNELIAVIGHEIGHVANNDSRDAVRAAYQKEALMDGVASQSATVATVTDSQLGKIGSAIIDSKYSRKQESEADLYAYNFMKKNGYNVNAEESAFRILAKMSEGSQASFIDQMMSSHPDSNKRADEAKKRAEKDGLYKPYVQQKIVNTVPAATTTKKAAKTKKTTTKKK, from the coding sequence ATGAAAAAGAAAACTATAATAGCAGGAATCTTATTTGCCGCATTTGGGCTGACTAAAATGAGTGCACAGATTAATTTTGGAGATAAAGCAATAGGAGCAGTTCAAAAAGGAGTGACAGGTTTTACTTTTAGTAATGCTGATGCTGCTAAACTGTCTAAAGAAGCCGTTGATAAATTGGATTCTGAACATGAAATCGCTGGGCCTTCAGATGGTTATGCTTTGAGATTAAACAGGGTTTTTGGTAAACATGTGTCTGGAGAAGGATTTTCTTTAAACTATAAAGTTTATAAATTAAAAGAAGTAAATGCTTTTGCTACGGCAGACGGAAGCGTTCGTGTCTATTCTGGATTGATGGATATTATGGATGATAATGAATTAATTGCTGTAATTGGGCATGAAATTGGACACGTAGCAAACAATGATTCGAGAGATGCTGTTCGCGCGGCTTATCAAAAAGAAGCATTGATGGATGGAGTTGCTTCACAATCAGCTACTGTGGCAACAGTTACAGACAGCCAGCTTGGAAAGATTGGAAGCGCGATTATTGACAGTAAGTACAGTCGTAAACAAGAATCGGAAGCAGATTTGTACGCCTATAATTTCATGAAAAAAAATGGTTACAATGTAAATGCTGAAGAATCTGCTTTTAGAATTTTGGCAAAAATGAGTGAAGGATCTCAGGCTTCATTTATCGATCAAATGATGAGTTCGCATCCAGACTCAAATAAAAGAGCAGATGAAGCTAAGAAAAGAGCAGAGAAAGATGGTTTATATAAACCGTATGTGCAGCAAAAGATTGTAAACACTGTTCCTGCTGCAACTACAACTAAAAAGGCTGCAAAAACAAAGAAAACTACAACTAAAAAGAAATAA
- a CDS encoding tetratricopeptide repeat-containing hybrid sensor histidine kinase/response regulator, with amino-acid sequence MKYCLFIVVCFLTPFLYSQTKKNTDSISYYNKLEASNLTNKNRSQVQLQSQKSINFCEVIGKKENLANQTLKLGKIFYNKGKFEDALKNFHKTVSFYDTLQPSCIKALALYYIGVTNTAKGDYKTADVYYGKAQNLLKELNLTDQAESLHYQKALAQKKNNDLPLAAKTFISIIKKPDNSSIIRTKADSYYQLGLIETQLKRNDSAIIYFDKALDYNSKINDFQKKSKIVLAISQYYKQNKNYDMAYSFLDEHYQLENYLLRLKNAKVDLNEFEKFKKNQSLNNTIQRESEEKIQLKTYRYSKLVSILAIALISILSLLSLALYKNNIIRNQNNLLLREKNKELILAKNKAEKASKARSEFLSTVSHELRTPLNAINGITHILLEDKPKKRQLKYLESLKFSGNYLTTFINEILEINKIDSTKVEVENISFNLKELLFNIQSSLKELATANKNYFNLEIDKSIPDSLIGDPTKLSQIILNLINNALKFTENGHVSVIAKLYSQENENAVIYFEIIDTGIGIPEDKLQSVFESFSQGSIEVNRKYGGTGLGLTIVKKLIELLGGEIKLKSEVGKGSTFTFKLNFKINNEPLEVIEEIKSYNDKQLKNKSILLIEDNKINQMITRKMLENKNINCEIIDNGEDAVELLKIKRFDMVLMDVHLPGINGTTATKLIREFDKTTPIIALTAISLDENRDMLLSFGMDDVITKPFVPDEFYAIIAKFFD; translated from the coding sequence ATGAAATACTGTCTTTTTATTGTTGTTTGTTTTCTTACCCCGTTTTTGTATTCTCAAACCAAAAAGAATACAGATAGCATTAGCTATTATAACAAACTGGAAGCCAGTAACCTTACCAATAAAAATCGCAGTCAGGTACAGCTTCAAAGCCAAAAATCTATTAATTTTTGCGAAGTCATCGGAAAAAAAGAAAATCTAGCCAACCAGACTTTAAAGCTTGGCAAAATTTTTTACAATAAAGGAAAATTTGAAGATGCTTTAAAAAACTTTCATAAAACGGTTTCTTTTTACGATACATTACAGCCAAGCTGTATTAAAGCTTTGGCTTTGTACTATATCGGCGTAACTAATACTGCGAAAGGTGATTATAAAACAGCTGATGTGTACTATGGAAAAGCGCAGAATTTACTAAAAGAGCTTAACCTCACGGATCAAGCAGAATCTCTTCACTATCAAAAAGCATTAGCACAAAAGAAAAATAATGACCTTCCTCTAGCAGCAAAAACTTTTATAAGCATAATTAAAAAACCAGATAATTCAAGTATAATAAGAACAAAAGCAGATTCCTATTATCAGCTTGGTTTGATAGAAACTCAACTCAAACGGAATGATTCTGCCATAATATATTTCGACAAAGCATTAGACTACAACTCTAAGATTAATGATTTTCAAAAAAAATCTAAGATCGTTTTAGCAATAAGCCAATATTATAAGCAAAATAAAAATTATGATATGGCTTATTCTTTTTTGGATGAGCACTATCAGCTGGAAAATTATCTTTTACGTTTAAAAAATGCTAAAGTAGATTTAAATGAATTCGAAAAATTCAAAAAAAATCAATCTTTAAACAATACTATACAAAGAGAAAGCGAAGAAAAAATTCAGCTAAAAACCTATCGGTATTCTAAGTTAGTCAGTATTTTAGCGATTGCGCTGATTTCGATTTTATCTCTTCTAAGTCTGGCATTGTACAAAAACAATATCATTAGAAATCAGAATAATTTATTGCTCCGCGAAAAAAATAAAGAATTGATTTTAGCCAAAAACAAAGCTGAAAAAGCTTCAAAAGCAAGATCTGAATTTTTATCAACTGTTAGTCACGAACTCCGGACACCATTAAACGCAATTAACGGAATTACCCATATCTTACTAGAAGACAAACCGAAGAAAAGACAATTAAAATATTTAGAGTCTTTAAAATTTTCTGGTAACTATTTGACCACTTTTATTAATGAAATCTTAGAAATTAATAAAATTGACTCCACTAAAGTGGAAGTAGAAAACATAAGTTTTAATCTTAAAGAACTGCTATTCAACATTCAAAGTTCACTGAAGGAATTGGCAACAGCCAATAAAAATTATTTCAATTTAGAAATAGACAAATCTATTCCCGACAGCCTCATTGGCGATCCAACCAAATTATCTCAAATCATACTTAATTTAATCAATAACGCTTTAAAGTTTACAGAAAACGGACATGTAAGCGTAATTGCAAAATTGTATTCGCAGGAAAACGAAAACGCTGTCATTTATTTTGAAATTATTGATACGGGAATTGGAATCCCAGAAGACAAACTTCAAAGTGTTTTTGAAAGTTTTTCTCAGGGTTCTATTGAAGTGAATAGAAAATACGGCGGCACTGGTCTTGGTCTTACAATTGTAAAAAAACTAATAGAACTTCTGGGGGGCGAAATAAAACTAAAAAGTGAAGTTGGTAAAGGCTCTACTTTTACCTTCAAACTAAATTTCAAAATTAACAACGAACCATTGGAAGTAATTGAAGAAATAAAATCTTATAACGACAAACAATTGAAAAACAAATCTATTTTATTGATCGAGGACAACAAAATCAATCAAATGATAACTCGTAAAATGCTTGAGAACAAAAACATTAACTGTGAAATCATAGATAATGGAGAAGATGCAGTCGAGCTTTTAAAGATTAAACGTTTTGATATGGTTTTAATGGATGTTCACCTGCCTGGAATTAATGGCACAACGGCTACCAAATTAATTAGAGAATTTGACAAAACAACTCCAATTATTGCATTAACCGCTATTTCGCTTGACGAAAACCGAGATATGCTTCTTTCTTTCGGAATGGATGATGTCATTACAAAACCTTTCGTTCCAGACGAGTTTTATGCTATTATTGCGAAGTTTTTCGATTAA
- a CDS encoding RNA polymerase sigma factor — translation MEINSKIEKAKKGDQIAFTFLLDHYWNEVYAFMLKRTENETIAEDITIETFSKAFDKIASYNSEFQFNTWLIAIAKNVYIDLLRKKKTNLFIEITDNEDQQAYNIADPTPSAEDALIKEQNLSRLLLCIKELKPHYQEVIQLRYFQEMSYQEIAVKINEPLSSVKVKLLRAKKLLAEIIERNR, via the coding sequence TTGGAAATAAACTCTAAAATAGAAAAAGCAAAAAAAGGCGATCAGATCGCCTTTACTTTTTTATTAGATCATTATTGGAATGAAGTATATGCTTTTATGCTCAAACGAACCGAAAATGAAACCATCGCAGAGGATATTACAATTGAAACTTTCTCTAAAGCTTTTGACAAAATAGCTTCTTATAATTCTGAATTCCAATTCAATACCTGGCTCATTGCCATTGCCAAAAACGTTTATATTGATTTATTACGAAAAAAGAAAACCAATCTTTTTATCGAAATAACAGATAACGAAGACCAGCAGGCTTACAACATCGCCGACCCTACTCCATCTGCAGAAGATGCCTTAATTAAAGAACAGAATCTTTCTCGTCTGCTCTTATGCATCAAAGAACTTAAACCCCACTATCAGGAGGTAATTCAGCTTCGTTACTTCCAAGAAATGTCTTATCAAGAAATCGCTGTTAAAATTAATGAGCCTTTGAGCAGTGTTAAAGTTAAGCTTTTACGCGCTAAAAAATTATTAGCAGAAATTATCGAACGTAATAGATAA
- the gap gene encoding type I glyceraldehyde-3-phosphate dehydrogenase: protein MKTRIAINGFGRIGRNLFRLLLNHPEIEVVVINDIADNKTMSHLIKYDSIHGVLPYAVSHDENSIIVDGRHFFFFHEKSISNIDWKSHSIDIVIESTGKYKTHEELNAHLEAGAKKVILSAPSEVDTIKTVVLGVNESILDGNEDIVSNASCTTNNAAPMIKIIEDLCGIEQAYITTIHSYTTDQSLHDQPHKDLRRARGASQSIVPTTTGAAKALTKIFPKLHNKIGGCGIRVPVPDGSLTDITFNVKRAVSIEEINKAFKEASKTNLKGILDYTEDPIVSVDVIGNTHSCLFDAQLTSVIDKMVKVVGWYDNEIGYSSRLIDLILLIRKK from the coding sequence TTGAAAACAAGAATTGCCATTAATGGATTTGGAAGAATTGGTAGAAACTTATTTCGCCTGCTTCTAAATCATCCTGAAATTGAAGTCGTTGTTATAAATGACATCGCAGACAACAAAACCATGTCACATTTAATTAAATATGACAGTATCCATGGTGTTTTGCCTTACGCAGTAAGTCATGACGAAAACAGCATTATTGTAGATGGCAGGCATTTTTTCTTTTTTCACGAAAAGAGCATTTCAAATATAGACTGGAAATCACATTCGATTGACATTGTAATTGAATCGACAGGAAAATACAAAACGCACGAAGAATTAAATGCGCATCTAGAAGCAGGTGCAAAAAAAGTAATTCTTTCTGCTCCTTCTGAAGTAGATACTATCAAAACTGTGGTTTTGGGTGTTAACGAATCTATTTTGGATGGAAACGAAGATATAGTTTCTAATGCAAGCTGCACCACAAATAACGCTGCTCCGATGATTAAAATAATTGAAGATTTATGCGGCATTGAGCAAGCTTACATTACAACTATACATTCTTACACAACAGATCAAAGTCTTCATGACCAGCCCCATAAGGATTTACGCCGTGCAAGAGGTGCAAGTCAGTCAATTGTTCCAACAACTACAGGTGCAGCTAAGGCATTAACAAAAATTTTTCCTAAATTGCACAATAAAATCGGAGGATGCGGTATTAGAGTACCCGTTCCAGATGGTTCATTAACAGATATAACCTTTAATGTAAAACGTGCAGTAAGCATTGAAGAAATAAATAAAGCATTTAAAGAAGCCTCAAAAACAAATTTAAAAGGAATATTAGATTACACCGAAGATCCTATTGTTTCGGTCGATGTAATTGGCAATACACATTCTTGTTTATTTGATGCGCAGTTAACTTCAGTTATCGATAAAATGGTAAAAGTAGTAGGCTGGTACGATAACGAGATTGGCTATTCATCAAGATTAATAGATTTAATTTTACTAATAAGAAAAAAATAA